A portion of the Acidihalobacter yilgarnensis genome contains these proteins:
- the ubiG gene encoding bifunctional 2-polyprenyl-6-hydroxyphenol methylase/3-demethylubiquinol 3-O-methyltransferase UbiG, with translation MSEVHSNVDPREIGKFEELAHRWWDTDGEFRPLHEINPLRLAFIESHAGTLAGKSVLDVGCGGGILSESMAACGANVTGIDMGESPLSVARLHGLETGVSVDYRQITVEALAAQEPGRYDVVTCMEMLEHVPDPESVVRACAALVKPEGHVFFSTLNRNPKSFLFAIVGAEYLLKLLPRGTHEYQRFIRPSELDGAIRQAGMTLADIAGMHFNPLTQTYALSGDVSVNYLVHAVSQ, from the coding sequence ATGAGCGAAGTACACAGCAACGTCGATCCTCGCGAAATTGGTAAATTCGAGGAGCTGGCCCACCGCTGGTGGGATACCGACGGCGAGTTCCGCCCGCTGCACGAAATCAATCCTCTGCGTCTGGCCTTCATCGAATCGCATGCCGGTACACTGGCCGGCAAATCCGTACTCGACGTAGGCTGCGGCGGTGGCATCCTGTCTGAGTCGATGGCCGCATGCGGCGCCAATGTCACCGGTATCGACATGGGTGAATCCCCGCTGTCGGTCGCGCGCCTGCATGGGCTGGAAACCGGCGTCAGCGTCGACTATCGACAGATCACGGTGGAGGCACTCGCCGCACAGGAACCCGGCCGTTACGACGTGGTGACCTGTATGGAAATGCTCGAACACGTGCCCGACCCGGAATCAGTGGTGCGCGCCTGCGCCGCACTGGTCAAGCCGGAAGGTCATGTTTTCTTTTCCACACTCAACCGCAACCCGAAATCGTTTCTGTTCGCCATTGTCGGGGCTGAATATCTACTGAAGTTGCTACCGCGCGGCACCCATGAATATCAACGCTTCATTCGCCCCTCGGAACTTGACGGCGCGATCCGACAGGCTGGCATGACACTGGCTGATATCGCAGGCATGCACTTCAATCCATTGACCCAGACCTACGCGCTCTCGGGCGACGTCTCGGTAAATTACCTCGTCCATGCCGTTAGCCAATAA